A single window of Calonectris borealis chromosome 31, bCalBor7.hap1.2, whole genome shotgun sequence DNA harbors:
- the AKAP8L gene encoding A-kinase anchor protein 8-like, whose protein sequence is MSYSGYGDWNSGTNRGYEGYSYGYGYGQDNSGNYGYGMATSNSWEMANSDVDMNPDGSGGGNADAVITKMNQRLDMVSHMDTDTMQGGHYGAGGDRYDSYESYDSRSSMNDRDMYRSGYDYNESEHDNDNAYEGHYDNFYGNRRDQYQNRARDNFGQRGQNWGRDGRNNRPMASSYPGRMGGQWNEPPQSMGSRGLGPHGSSRLPSLFSHNIIPELSMFQGMRGFSGNMRYGGGMMKQRMRRNWKMWDSDFKPQKKKIKKDPTMKKRKQTNSSDEPDSKAAKTDGSDNSDSDNEEGTEGESGEKEEKEGSRGEGEDEEGKDSEKGALTIQEEISQIKRKLQAGKKTQERQKKRHRDRMVERIQFVCSLCKYRTFYDDEMNSHLESKFHKEHFKFVGTKLPQQTADFLQEYVANKTRKTEERRKAIEDINAVIQQIYRDQDLTQDVGMEHFIKKVEAAHCAACDLFIPMQYGIIQKHLKSLDHNHNRRAMMEQSKKSSLVVARSILNNKLISKKLERYLKGENPFTDDPEEKEEHEEGEGGVSGNVEEGTAEGADENKDEEENPEEENPEEENPEEENPEEENLEEENPDEEENPEEENLDEENKDPEENPEGAENEGEREETGTETEIEAQPQAQTEVEPDAENAEEQTSPPAEESLPEEEEQQPVEGVEVEDEEEESEEAAAAQEDEDAE, encoded by the exons GTTACGAGGGATACAGTTATGGCTATGGATACGGCCAGGATAACTCGGGTAATTACGGATACGGCATGGCCACGTCGAACTCCTGGGAAATGGCCAATTCGGACGTTGACATGAACCCCGACGGTTCGGGCGGCGGCAACGCCGACGCCGTCATCACGAAAATGAACCAGCGCTTGGACATGGTGTCGCACATGGACACGGACACGATGCAAGGAGGACACTACGGAGCTGGCGGAGACAG GTACGACTCGTACGAATCCTACGACTCGAGGTCTTCGATGAACGACCGCGACATGTACCGATCCGGCTACGATTACAACGAGTCCGAACACGACAACGATAACGCCTACGAAGGTCACTACGACAACTTCTACGGGAACCGCCGGGATCAATACCAGAACAGAGCCCGGGATAATTTTGGTCAACGGGGTCAGAATTGGGGTAGAGACGGACGCAATAACAGACCCATGGCGTCTTCCTATCCCGGGCGCATGGGCGGACAGTGGAACGAGCCTCCGCAATCGATGGGATCGCGGGGTCTCGGTCCCCACGGCTCCTCCAggcttccttccctcttctcccacaaCATTATCCCAGAACTCAGCATGTTCCAGGGAATGCGAGGTTTCTCGGGAAATATGCGTTACGGAGGAGGAATGATGAAACAACGAATGAGGAGAAACTGGAAAATGTGGGACTCGGATTTTAAA ccccagaaaaagaaaatcaaaaaagaTCCCACCATGAAGAAGCGGAAGCAAACGAACAGCTCCGATGAACCCGACAGCAAGGCGGCGAAGACGGACGGCTCTGATAACTCCGACTCCGACAACG AGGAGGGAACGGAAGGAGAAtcgggagaaaaagaggagaaggagggctCCAGAGGC GAGGGGGAAGACGAAGAAGGAAAAGATTCGGAGAAAG GTGCTTTAACAATTCAAGAAGAGATCAGTCAAATCAAACGCAAATTGCAGGCGGGCAAGAAAACTCAAGAGAGGCAAAAGAAGAGGCATCGGGATCGCATGGTAGAAAG GATCCAGTTTGTTTGTTCATTATGCAAATATCGGACCTTCTACGATGACGAGATGAACAGTCACCTTGAGAGTAAATTCCATAAGGAACACTTCAAGTTTGTTGGAACCAAGCTGCCTCAACAAACAGCTGACTTCCTCCAG GAATATGTTGCTAATAAAACTAGGAAAACCGAAGAGCGGCGTAAAGCGATTGAAGACATTAACGCGGTTATTCAGCAGATTTATAGGGACCAAGATCTTACACAAG ATGTTGGCATGgagcattttattaaaaaggtGGAGGCGGCTCACTGTGCTGCCTGTGACCTCTTCATCCCGATGCAGTACGGCATCATCCAGAAACACTTGAAGTCGCTCGACCACAACCACAACCGCCGG GCTATGATGGAGCAGTCCAAGAAATCGTCGCTAGTAGTTGCGAGGAGTATTCTCAACAACAAACTAATCAGTAAGAAACTGGAGCGGTACCTGAAG GGTGAGAATCCTTTCACGGATGAcccagaagaaaaagaggagcacgaggaaggagaagggggagtCAGTGGAAATGTagaggaaggaacagcagaaggGGCAGATGAAAACAAGGATGAGGAGGAAAATCCGGAGGAAGAAAATCCAGAGGAGGAAAATCCGGAAGAAGAAAATCCAGAGGAGGAAAATCTGGAAGAAGAGAATCCAGACGAAGAAGAAAATCCAGAGGAGGAAAATTTAGACGAGGAAAACAAGGATCCTGAAGAGAACCCAGAAGGAGCTGAAAATGAGGGGGAGCGAGAAGAAACGGGGACAGAGACAGAAATCGAGGCACAACCACAAGCACAAACAGAAGTGGAGCCGGATGCAGAAAACGCGGAGGAGCAGACTTCCCCGCCTGCAGAGGAATCTCTCCCCGAGGAGGAAGAGCAACAGCCAGTAGAAGGCGTGGAGGtagaagatgaggaggaagaaagtgAGGAAGCTGCTGCAGCACAAGAGGATGAGGATGCGGAGTAA